A genome region from Hevea brasiliensis isolate MT/VB/25A 57/8 chromosome 7, ASM3005281v1, whole genome shotgun sequence includes the following:
- the LOC110638211 gene encoding uncharacterized protein LOC110638211, whose amino-acid sequence MEEVRASAAWVASCSSHVVVDSAGIERAVENIQEIPRIEWDFEGIHYFDNGPLTVQYLFVLDTLNFCFWPDKDLSYDHLASGLKAALENDKSVFDADRLQKFTGPQLRDLLKWPRPLPLEDERIRLLHEVGFELKRSFGGKASNLVETCGKSAAKLVATVTSLFPGFRDHSVYKGHQVFLYKRAQIFAADLFGAFKGRGYGEFTDIGSITIFADYIVPAVLQQLGVLKYSSTLVRMIESDNEILSGSEEEVELRACSIYAVEKMRDLLRVKSGKQVLSIELDLWLWAFGVRCPSLRHHRTLSIYY is encoded by the exons ATGGAAGAGGTCAGGGCCAGCGCTGCTTGGGTGGCTAGCTGTTCCTCTCACGTTGTCGTCGACTCTGCAG GGATTGAGAGAGCGGTGGAGAATATTCAGGAAATTCCGAGAATAGAGTGGGATTTTGAAGGGATTCATTACTTCGATAACGGACCGCTAACTGTTCAGTATTTGTTTGTTTTGGATACGTTGAATTTTTGCTTCTGGCCTG ATAAGGATTTAAGCTATGATCATTTGGCATCAGGCCTAAAGGCAGCTTTGGAAAATGACAAATCTGTGTTTGATGCTGATCGTCTGCAGAAGTTCACAG GTCCTCAATTACGTGATTTGTTAAAATGGCCCAGGCCACTTCCTTTGGAGGATGAGCGGATTCGTTTACTCCATGAG GTTGGTTTTGAGCTGAAAAGAAGTTTTGGAGGTAAAGCATCCAATCTTGTGGAGACCTGTGGGAAATCAGCTGCAAAGCTTGTTGCTACTGTAACCAGTCTCTTTCctg GCTTTCGAGATCACTCAGTATACAAGGGCCACCAAGTATTCTTGTATAAAAGAGCTCAGATATTTGCAGCTGATCTATTTGGTGCATTCAAGGGCCGAGGATATGGAGAATTCACGGACATTGGCTCAATTACTATATTTGCGGACTATATTGTTCCTGCTGTGCTTCAGCAACTTGGTGTGCTAAAATATAGTTCAACCCTTGTCAGAATGATCGAGTCTGATAATGAAATACTTTCAGGCAGTGAGGAGGAAGTTGAATTACGAGCATGCTCCATATATGCTGTGGAGAAAATGAGGGACTTGCTTCGTGTAAAATCAGGAAAGCAG GTGCTGAGTATTGAATTGGACCTTTGGCTCTGGGCTTTTGGCGTGCGGTGCCCATCTCTTCGACACCATCGGACACTCTCAATATATTATTGA